In Chitinivibrionales bacterium, the following proteins share a genomic window:
- a CDS encoding UDP-glucose/GDP-mannose dehydrogenase family protein yields MKISVFGLGYVGSVSLGCLARMGHTVVGVDVNPLKVDFINEGKSPIVETEISEIIHEQRKKGAVSATATIKEAILNTDVTFICVGTPSTAQGHLNLDGIFRVARDIGSGITEKRGFHVIAIRSTVMPGTNETVTEIIEQASGKKRSEDFSVVSNPEFLREGTAVYDYFNPPYTLIGASEKKAVNIMREVYKNLEAPLIETAIRTAEMIKYVNNSFHALKIAFANEVGAICKSLGVNSHELMEIFCRDTKLNISPHYLKPGFAYGGSCLPKDLKAFCTIAHDHYLKCPILENIHVSNEALKESVLERILSYEKQRIGFLGLSFKAGTDDLRSSPIVDIMEKLLGKGFDIRVYDKNVHLSKLVGANREYILRRIPFIARFITQIASEVVDNSDLVVIVNKDEEFKKILEGLPKDALLLDLANLDFTGKKEMNNYSGVAW; encoded by the coding sequence ATGAAAATCAGCGTTTTTGGCCTTGGCTATGTTGGCAGCGTGAGCCTCGGTTGCCTGGCCCGGATGGGACATACCGTGGTCGGTGTGGATGTCAACCCCCTCAAGGTGGATTTCATCAACGAGGGAAAGTCGCCGATCGTCGAAACCGAGATTTCCGAAATAATCCATGAGCAGCGGAAAAAGGGCGCGGTCTCGGCAACGGCCACCATTAAGGAGGCGATCCTGAATACCGATGTCACTTTTATCTGCGTCGGAACACCTTCGACCGCTCAGGGGCACCTGAATCTCGACGGCATTTTCCGCGTTGCCCGCGATATCGGTTCGGGCATAACTGAAAAAAGGGGTTTCCATGTTATCGCCATCCGTTCGACCGTAATGCCGGGAACCAATGAAACGGTAACCGAAATTATTGAACAGGCCTCTGGAAAGAAACGGTCCGAAGATTTTTCGGTTGTGTCAAACCCTGAATTCCTCCGCGAAGGCACTGCGGTTTACGATTACTTCAATCCGCCCTATACCCTTATCGGCGCGTCGGAAAAAAAGGCAGTCAATATCATGAGAGAGGTGTATAAAAACCTTGAAGCGCCGCTTATAGAAACCGCGATACGCACCGCGGAAATGATCAAATACGTCAATAATTCGTTTCATGCCCTTAAAATCGCCTTTGCCAATGAAGTCGGCGCGATCTGCAAGAGTCTGGGAGTCAATTCCCATGAGCTCATGGAGATATTCTGCCGTGACACAAAGTTAAACATTTCCCCCCATTATCTTAAGCCAGGTTTTGCCTACGGGGGGTCATGCCTGCCCAAGGACCTCAAGGCGTTTTGCACCATCGCCCATGATCATTACCTGAAGTGCCCGATTCTCGAAAACATTCATGTGAGTAACGAAGCGCTCAAGGAATCGGTCCTTGAAAGGATACTGAGCTATGAAAAACAGAGAATAGGCTTTTTGGGGTTGAGCTTCAAGGCTGGCACCGATGATCTGCGGAGCAGCCCGATAGTTGACATTATGGAAAAACTTCTCGGCAAGGGATTCGATATCCGTGTCTATGATAAAAATGTTCATTTGTCAAAATTAGTTGGCGCCAACCGTGAATATATCCTGCGCCGGATCCCTTTTATAGCGCGGTTTATAACGCAAATTGCTTCGGAGGTCGTTGATAATTCCGATTTGGTGGTCATTGTTAATAAAGATGAAGAATTCAAAAAAATCCTCGAAGGCCTGCCTAAGGACGCCCTTCTTCTTGATCTGGCAAATCTCGATTTTACAGGAAAGAAGGAAATGAACAATTACAGCGGGGTGGCGTGGTGA
- a CDS encoding acyltransferase yields the protein MPFAKIIAFRKKLLKLTAKHIPGNGLRIFLLRMCGYRIGRMAYVGEDIIIIDDLGDASANLSIGDRAAVSPRVTFVLHTQPNNSRIVPYVNSRKGPIAVGQDAWIGTGAVILPDVTIGQGAVVGANAVVTRPVPPFTVVGGVPAVKIKNVEVPWREKENAPATQKEK from the coding sequence ATGCCTTTTGCCAAAATAATCGCATTTCGCAAGAAATTGCTGAAGTTGACGGCCAAACATATTCCGGGGAACGGTCTCAGGATTTTTTTGTTGCGGATGTGCGGTTACCGCATCGGCAGAATGGCGTATGTCGGAGAGGACATCATCATCATCGATGACCTTGGCGATGCCTCGGCAAACCTTTCCATCGGCGACCGCGCGGCGGTCTCGCCGCGGGTGACGTTCGTATTGCACACGCAGCCCAACAATTCCCGCATAGTACCCTATGTCAATTCCAGGAAGGGCCCGATTGCCGTCGGGCAGGATGCCTGGATCGGCACGGGCGCGGTGATTCTGCCCGATGTCACCATCGGTCAGGGCGCCGTTGTCGGCGCAAACGCCGTGGTCACGCGTCCGGTCCCTCCCTTTACGGTGGTGGGCGGCGTACCCGCCGTAAAAATCAAAAACGTGGAAGTCCCGTGGCGGGAAAAAGAAAATGCCCCGGCCACCCAGAAGGAAAAATAA
- a CDS encoding glycosyltransferase family 4 protein — protein sequence MKKPKHILMIVENNTLPYDRRVWHEALAARELGYRVSAICPYDKKIQNQEHVIEGIRIYRHPNIEGSGIAGLLLEYANSLVWEMLLAFRIFLTDRFDVVHVANPPDHLFLVFLPYKIFGVKFIFDHHDITPENFEAKFGRKGFFVKALFLMERISFLCADLVISTNQSYKQIALDRGKRNEKDIIVVRNGPDADIMRSVRPNGDLRNGFRYLVGYVGVIGQQEGIENLLAAADHIVRKVNRTDIKFIVVGTGPHWRSVVKLCGEMGIDRYVQFTGYISDHDLYEILSSVDVCVNPEFDNEFTDKSTMIKIMEYMTFGKPIVQFYTKEGEVTAGESACYVRENSPVLFAEALLELLDDGERRATMGKIGQDRIDTDLGWPRQKLNLKIAYERVLGPRVP from the coding sequence ATGAAAAAACCTAAACACATTCTGATGATTGTTGAGAACAACACGCTTCCTTACGACCGGCGCGTGTGGCATGAGGCGCTTGCGGCGCGGGAATTGGGATATCGGGTTTCGGCAATCTGCCCTTATGACAAAAAAATACAGAACCAGGAGCACGTCATCGAGGGCATTCGGATTTACCGCCATCCCAACATTGAGGGCAGCGGGATAGCGGGGCTTCTCCTCGAGTACGCGAATTCGCTCGTTTGGGAAATGCTGCTCGCGTTCCGTATTTTTCTCACCGACCGCTTCGACGTTGTGCATGTGGCGAACCCGCCTGATCATCTTTTCCTGGTTTTTCTGCCGTATAAAATATTCGGCGTCAAGTTCATTTTCGACCATCATGACATTACGCCGGAAAATTTTGAAGCCAAATTCGGACGCAAGGGATTTTTTGTCAAGGCGCTTTTTCTCATGGAACGGATATCCTTTCTTTGCGCCGATCTCGTGATATCCACCAACCAGAGCTACAAGCAGATCGCCCTGGACCGCGGAAAGCGCAACGAGAAAGATATCATTGTGGTTCGGAACGGTCCCGATGCCGATATCATGCGCAGCGTAAGGCCGAACGGCGATCTTCGCAACGGGTTCCGGTATCTGGTGGGATACGTGGGCGTTATCGGGCAGCAGGAAGGCATCGAGAATCTGTTGGCGGCGGCCGATCATATTGTCCGCAAAGTCAACCGTACCGACATCAAATTCATCGTGGTGGGCACGGGGCCGCATTGGCGTTCGGTGGTGAAACTGTGCGGGGAGATGGGGATCGACCGTTATGTGCAATTCACCGGCTACATTTCAGACCATGATCTGTACGAAATCCTCTCCTCGGTGGATGTCTGCGTGAATCCGGAGTTCGATAATGAGTTTACCGACAAATCAACCATGATCAAGATCATGGAGTACATGACCTTTGGAAAGCCCATCGTCCAGTTTTACACCAAGGAGGGGGAAGTGACCGCCGGGGAGTCGGCGTGTTATGTCCGCGAGAATTCACCGGTCCTGTTTGCCGAAGCCCTGCTCGAACTTCTTGACGATGGGGAGCGCCGCGCCACGATGGGCAAAATCGGCCAGGATCGCATCGACACGGACCTCGGCTGGCCCCGGCAGAAATTAAACCTTAAAATCGCCTATGAACGGGTCCTGGGACCCAGGGTCCCATGA
- a CDS encoding lipid II flippase MurJ: MDAIILKTYGAGTTTDALFTSLAIPLFICRIFEVQAPNVLVPVFASSFTNLNKKEREKALGNFIVCSSIVLFFVALIGMLIASLLIPLQVPGFNGDIQRVAVSLNRILFWLIFIQGIDTIFKCLLLSNHHFFIPSSYKVIYNLFVVVSILVLQKQIGIFAVAVGYIAGSLVSLMTMVLTTVYKGIGISLTFRPNDPHLRTTYRRFLYPLSGHFLSESKDLIENFLCSFLSSGYLSLLRYANRIVSSISGVLLGGFVTTTLPLASHYAAENKIKEMKTSIFQCAKLLCFGAFPLAVWLVLTSKWMLVLLFERGMFTRHDSVLLSMIIAVMSPYILFSRAISIFQTPFFAIGEMKKPLYSMIVSFGVYVAIALAFIKTAGVFCFPLAHSVSTLLATVVMVVIFVRHFGAIDWKEFNGFILRLSIATAAFGLLLALLLSGEQFFKIQTTVSKINIFTIPTVVGFVIFACITAVLKIADWSFITKRLALVRLRRNST; this comes from the coding sequence ATGGATGCCATCATTCTGAAAACCTACGGAGCGGGGACGACGACGGACGCTCTTTTCACGTCTCTTGCTATTCCATTGTTCATTTGCCGTATATTTGAAGTGCAGGCCCCCAATGTTCTGGTTCCGGTTTTCGCAAGCTCCTTCACGAATCTCAATAAAAAAGAGCGCGAGAAGGCCCTGGGCAATTTTATTGTTTGCTCATCGATTGTCCTCTTTTTTGTCGCTCTCATTGGGATGTTGATTGCTTCCCTTCTTATACCGTTGCAGGTGCCCGGTTTTAATGGAGACATTCAGCGCGTGGCCGTTTCCCTGAACCGGATTCTTTTCTGGCTTATTTTTATCCAGGGAATCGACACCATTTTCAAATGCCTGCTGCTTTCAAACCATCACTTCTTTATCCCGTCATCCTATAAAGTCATTTATAATTTGTTCGTCGTTGTCAGTATTCTTGTCTTGCAAAAGCAAATTGGCATTTTTGCAGTCGCCGTGGGGTATATCGCGGGAAGCCTTGTTTCGTTAATGACCATGGTACTGACCACCGTTTACAAGGGAATAGGCATTTCATTGACCTTCCGGCCGAACGATCCCCACCTGCGAACCACCTATCGGCGCTTTCTCTACCCGCTCTCGGGTCATTTTCTCAGCGAAAGCAAGGATTTGATTGAAAATTTTCTCTGCTCCTTCCTGAGCAGTGGATACTTGTCCCTGTTGCGGTACGCCAACAGGATAGTATCGTCTATTTCCGGCGTATTATTGGGCGGGTTCGTTACCACCACCTTGCCCCTTGCCTCACACTATGCAGCCGAGAACAAAATAAAAGAAATGAAAACCAGCATTTTCCAGTGCGCAAAACTGTTGTGCTTCGGCGCCTTTCCGCTCGCAGTATGGCTTGTCCTTACCTCGAAATGGATGCTGGTTCTTCTGTTTGAGCGGGGAATGTTTACCCGCCATGACTCCGTATTGTTAAGTATGATCATCGCCGTCATGAGTCCCTATATCCTATTTTCCAGGGCTATCAGCATATTCCAGACGCCGTTTTTTGCAATCGGAGAGATGAAAAAGCCCCTCTACAGCATGATCGTTAGCTTCGGCGTCTACGTGGCAATCGCCTTGGCGTTTATAAAAACGGCGGGAGTCTTTTGCTTTCCTCTTGCGCATTCGGTCTCCACGTTGCTTGCCACCGTTGTAATGGTAGTTATATTTGTTCGGCACTTTGGAGCCATTGATTGGAAGGAATTTAATGGATTTATTCTGCGTTTGAGTATCGCAACAGCGGCATTTGGGCTGCTGCTCGCGCTATTGCTGTCGGGGGAACAATTCTTTAAGATTCAAACAACGGTAAGTAAAATAAACATCTTTACTATTCCTACCGTTGTCGGATTTGTCATTTTCGCCTGCATCACAGCCGTGTTAAAAATCGCCGATTGGTCGTTCATAACCAAGCGACTTGCCTTGGTCCGTTTAAGAAGGAACAGCACATGA
- a CDS encoding O-antigen ligase family protein has translation MGRILTVCFLCFVMMSTEVPRSLKTFFFFFIFIATVAVYYTETRGPWIGFGLALITILIAKTKMRRYAMTLAAVIAVIAVFGVTKKFSLFEGTLFSQRQNTVVEREISYSTTYKIFLSKPVVGIGFGKFKDAWFKYFSGYTPMDFDGSHNTWLTMLCELGLIGSLFYFSIIFVMLRKTYSLFRRLDETSSFERNVVLLSLAIAVMYVVTGTFSDLRWSLLQNNVTFLFWGTVEAIKAQTNGNIEAAIPSNAFPS, from the coding sequence ATGGGCAGAATATTGACGGTATGTTTTTTGTGTTTTGTGATGATGAGCACCGAGGTGCCCCGGTCGCTTAAGACATTTTTTTTCTTTTTCATATTTATTGCCACCGTGGCCGTTTATTACACCGAAACCCGCGGGCCGTGGATTGGATTCGGCCTCGCGCTCATCACCATTTTGATCGCCAAAACTAAAATGAGGCGGTATGCGATGACGCTGGCGGCCGTCATTGCGGTTATCGCTGTTTTTGGGGTGACGAAGAAATTCTCCCTATTTGAAGGGACGCTGTTTTCGCAGCGTCAGAATACCGTGGTCGAGCGGGAAATCAGCTATTCAACCACCTATAAGATATTCCTCAGCAAGCCGGTCGTCGGCATAGGGTTTGGCAAGTTCAAGGACGCATGGTTTAAATACTTTTCCGGTTATACTCCCATGGATTTTGATGGAAGCCATAATACCTGGCTAACTATGCTCTGTGAACTCGGCCTCATCGGCTCACTTTTTTATTTCTCGATCATTTTTGTTATGCTGCGGAAAACGTATTCACTGTTCAGGAGGCTTGACGAAACCAGTTCTTTTGAAAGAAATGTCGTTCTGCTTTCGCTGGCGATTGCTGTGATGTACGTTGTGACGGGAACTTTTTCCGATCTTCGATGGAGCTTGCTGCAGAATAATGTCACCTTTTTGTTTTGGGGAACGGTGGAGGCAATAAAGGCCCAAACCAACGGGAACATCGAAGCGGCAATACCTTCCAATGCGTTCCCATCTTAA
- a CDS encoding right-handed parallel beta-helix repeat-containing protein, translating to MLAFWIQTVFSEKQFYVDPEYLGASEIGSAYAPFKYLDGNAWNAINASLAHENTVVYFASRKALTDQNKIYDKGSDGMPREIDLCHRDPKTANTLSFNGRKYYNSNQAAPRWDVNTGLSRCSVAGFNSQNERHQKYSNIIIEGFTIRKDVDGKAISICGDNWVVTNCDISHGKSVKDGPLFLIVPTADQHFEGSSSYAPDCHNIRIENNVIHDSYGELIYIGGGGCSKSDPTGMAVCQGFLSHTGILIKNNKLFNGGIFGGQGDGIDCKAGIRDLVIGGNEIFNLNSPTARGIVLEGQSTNGPVQDIVIENNHIHHCTHLEDAALTLANSWGTPNGVIIRNNVIESNDAAGIKVYDGQSIKIVGNTIVSNRSFGIVVSSGPVEIRNNLLIENNNKSAQVFLCGACKNSNNGFSNTWGKGACAHCVPECSMPDFADAQKSRFWLKPNAPEVRKGIAVAEDSLDILGNKRKPPVGIGAYESR from the coding sequence GTGCTTGCCTTCTGGATTCAAACGGTGTTTTCCGAGAAACAGTTTTATGTCGATCCGGAATATCTCGGCGCATCGGAAATCGGATCTGCGTACGCCCCGTTCAAATATTTGGACGGTAATGCCTGGAACGCCATCAACGCATCGTTGGCCCATGAGAACACGGTGGTTTATTTCGCTTCCCGGAAGGCCTTAACCGATCAGAACAAAATATACGACAAAGGATCTGATGGAATGCCCCGCGAAATCGACCTGTGCCATAGAGATCCGAAAACGGCCAACACGCTCAGCTTTAATGGAAGAAAATATTACAACTCGAACCAAGCTGCTCCGCGATGGGACGTGAACACGGGATTATCGCGATGCAGTGTCGCCGGTTTTAACTCGCAGAACGAACGGCATCAGAAATACAGCAACATAATCATCGAAGGCTTTACAATAAGGAAAGACGTTGACGGCAAGGCGATTTCGATATGCGGCGACAACTGGGTTGTGACCAATTGTGACATATCGCACGGCAAATCCGTAAAAGACGGGCCTCTTTTTCTGATAGTGCCCACGGCGGATCAGCATTTTGAGGGAAGTTCATCCTATGCTCCTGACTGCCATAATATTCGCATTGAAAACAATGTCATTCATGACAGCTACGGCGAATTGATTTACATCGGCGGCGGCGGCTGCTCGAAAAGCGATCCGACCGGCATGGCCGTGTGCCAGGGATTTTTATCGCACACTGGAATACTGATAAAAAACAATAAACTGTTTAACGGCGGCATATTTGGCGGTCAAGGCGATGGTATAGACTGCAAGGCGGGGATACGCGACCTTGTCATAGGCGGGAACGAGATTTTCAACCTTAACAGCCCTACCGCGCGGGGCATTGTTTTGGAAGGGCAGAGTACCAATGGTCCGGTTCAGGACATCGTCATCGAAAATAACCACATCCATCATTGCACCCATCTGGAAGACGCCGCACTGACGCTTGCCAACAGCTGGGGGACCCCCAACGGCGTAATCATTCGAAACAATGTCATTGAAAGTAATGATGCGGCTGGAATAAAAGTGTATGACGGCCAATCAATAAAAATAGTAGGCAACACGATAGTCAGTAATCGGTCCTTTGGCATTGTGGTTTCGAGCGGCCCGGTGGAAATACGCAATAATCTCCTTATAGAAAACAACAATAAATCTGCCCAGGTGTTCCTCTGCGGCGCATGTAAAAATTCAAATAACGGGTTTTCAAATACCTGGGGCAAAGGGGCGTGCGCTCATTGTGTGCCCGAGTGTTCGATGCCAGACTTTGCGGATGCTCAAAAATCTCGTTTCTGGCTGAAGCCCAATGCGCCGGAGGTCCGCAAGGGCATTGCGGTGGCTGAAGACTCGTTGGATATTCTCGGCAATAAACGAAAGCCGCCGGTCGGCATCGGTGCCTATGAATCCCGATAA
- a CDS encoding asparagine synthase-related protein yields the protein MKTPLLPESKISVQACTRCLMPSTYPGIAFDANGVCNHCRKFVKQEPLGRQKLLEAINPGRGRNYDVLIGISGGKDSCYVAYFAKRELNLRVLAVSYDFPFMVDLARSNIRAVCESLAVEYRIVRTKRNLEYRLLRNHLMSLLKTGTTWGQCMFCHYGIEAILRKVAMEEGIPVMLSGTTSNELWWDPGNRTKFLFDRVKRLTLLEKAGFAWRQSRAYACLVEQRRQFPIPGNSALSAYRRPALPQSGPRAIRMFDYVAWDQKEIEETLMREAGWRKPDKAISWRYDCILEPLLDYTYKKEFGISSTGLYLCGLIRSGIMNRDEAEGIRARSEDGQLLTKCVRDVFKFLNLSPQSADVFLAH from the coding sequence GTGAAAACGCCGCTACTACCGGAATCCAAAATATCTGTTCAGGCTTGCACCCGCTGTCTGATGCCTTCGACGTATCCCGGCATCGCCTTTGATGCCAACGGCGTCTGCAATCACTGCCGGAAATTTGTCAAACAAGAACCTCTCGGAAGGCAAAAACTCCTTGAAGCAATCAACCCGGGCCGCGGAAGGAACTACGACGTTCTTATTGGCATCAGCGGCGGCAAAGACAGCTGTTATGTCGCCTACTTTGCCAAACGGGAGCTGAACCTCCGGGTGCTCGCCGTGAGCTATGATTTCCCCTTCATGGTCGACCTGGCGCGCAGCAACATCCGCGCCGTCTGCGAAAGTCTGGCCGTCGAATACCGCATTGTCAGGACCAAGCGCAATCTCGAATACCGCTTGCTCCGCAATCATCTTATGTCGCTCTTGAAAACCGGCACCACCTGGGGTCAGTGCATGTTCTGCCATTATGGAATCGAGGCCATTTTGCGCAAGGTTGCGATGGAAGAGGGAATCCCCGTGATGTTAAGCGGGACCACTTCCAACGAACTGTGGTGGGATCCCGGCAACAGGACAAAATTCCTTTTCGACCGGGTAAAGCGCCTCACGCTTCTTGAAAAGGCAGGATTCGCATGGCGTCAATCACGCGCGTATGCATGCCTGGTGGAACAGCGACGGCAGTTTCCAATACCCGGCAATAGCGCATTGAGCGCCTACCGCAGGCCCGCGCTGCCGCAAAGCGGGCCCCGGGCAATCAGAATGTTCGACTACGTCGCATGGGATCAGAAAGAAATCGAGGAGACGCTGATGCGGGAGGCCGGATGGCGGAAGCCGGACAAGGCGATCAGCTGGCGGTACGACTGCATTCTCGAACCGCTGCTGGACTATACGTACAAGAAGGAATTCGGGATCTCATCGACGGGCCTTTACCTGTGCGGGCTCATCCGCAGCGGCATCATGAACAGGGATGAGGCGGAGGGCATCCGCGCCCGCAGCGAAGACGGGCAATTATTGACAAAATGCGTCAGGGACGTCTTTAAATTCCTTAATCTTTCACCGCAGTCGGCTGATGTGTTTTTAGCGCACTAA
- a CDS encoding DUF362 domain-containing protein → MAVYIARIEKGIRGSLDKVIRHFLKPADLDRGVLIKPNIVFPVTDRGMEITRRAVVEQVVLILRAMKRDADIVIGEGVAAGADARENFRVSGYADLCRDLGVPLVDLETAERTDVEWKYGRISLPSIALTRLYISLPILKLNSAAGISGAMKNQKGLVSAAMKKQFHRMGLHEPLAELNNVIQPHLSIVDCARHFTGPLFLAGLGTAELDSYIVNLLGIAPPENIRLARAGAPPPVVLGDTPFRPRSSYKNLYRPFKRFLRLRIWSGAGACSLCRRRLTEMKSPGLPFRRFGLTTAIKLAALMAGGGDIIVGSEQRQVQGAKRIICFGECAKKALGGECDDCIPGCPPSFENLAFYLGRKGKRPA, encoded by the coding sequence ATGGCCGTCTATATCGCCAGAATTGAAAAAGGAATCCGTGGTTCGCTCGACAAGGTCATCAGGCATTTCCTGAAGCCCGCCGACCTCGACCGCGGCGTTTTAATCAAGCCAAACATTGTGTTTCCGGTCACGGACCGGGGCATGGAAATAACGAGAAGGGCAGTTGTCGAACAAGTCGTTTTAATTCTGCGCGCCATGAAGCGGGACGCGGATATCGTCATCGGCGAAGGCGTTGCTGCGGGCGCGGACGCCAGGGAGAATTTTAGGGTGTCGGGATATGCCGATCTGTGCCGCGACCTCGGCGTGCCGCTTGTTGACCTTGAGACCGCCGAGAGGACCGATGTCGAATGGAAGTACGGGCGGATATCCCTTCCGTCAATTGCGCTGACGCGTTTGTACATCAGCCTGCCGATTCTCAAGCTGAACAGCGCCGCGGGAATTTCAGGCGCCATGAAAAACCAGAAAGGTCTGGTGAGCGCGGCGATGAAAAAACAGTTTCACCGGATGGGGTTGCACGAGCCGCTGGCTGAACTGAACAACGTCATCCAGCCACATCTGTCGATCGTCGATTGTGCCCGGCATTTCACGGGCCCGCTTTTTCTCGCCGGCCTCGGCACGGCGGAGCTTGATTCTTATATCGTCAATCTGCTCGGCATTGCGCCGCCGGAAAACATCCGGCTTGCCCGCGCCGGTGCGCCCCCCCCGGTTGTTCTGGGCGATACACCCTTTCGGCCGCGGAGCTCGTATAAAAACCTATACCGTCCCTTCAAGCGATTTTTGCGGCTCCGCATCTGGTCGGGGGCCGGCGCATGCTCCCTGTGCCGGCGGCGCTTGACGGAGATGAAATCGCCGGGGCTGCCGTTCCGGCGTTTTGGCCTGACTACCGCGATCAAGCTTGCCGCCCTGATGGCGGGCGGCGGAGACATCATTGTGGGGTCTGAACAAAGGCAGGTGCAGGGAGCAAAGCGGATCATTTGCTTCGGTGAGTGCGCGAAGAAAGCATTGGGAGGCGAATGCGATGATTGCATTCCCGGTTGCCCGCCTTCATTCGAAAACCTTGCGTTCTATCTAGGACGAAAAGGAAAAAGGCCGGCGTAA
- a CDS encoding DegT/DnrJ/EryC1/StrS family aminotransferase: MTKINLIPRNNWDYDVVDLVKTVSDTFSSDDAAPNIKKYFNAVPVFTGSGRASLYALLKSLDLPPQAKVAVPLFCCTVVFDAIIRAGLMPKFVDSDFHDCNLSPRDLERKRRTCSAVVAVHMFGNPCDMDGVDAVANGIPVIEDCAQSMYSMYKGRKTGTLSAASFFSFRCGKYISAGEGSAIFCRDDDFRKRVEHQVGSFEERTLPQNIARSFTTLAKAALYRRPLYGTIGYPLGSRLDKKFNLTAKDGFSTFKIAPGERALADKRVAAFGEKIERQRMNAQRLLSKINVNNLSLPTENRHCTSNWHQFALRFASRQKRDAMADFLFANGIDSARYLDTVVEEARQRFGYAMGSCPNTEVLSKTVLLVPIHYYLRGRDIDRIARMINQFKG; this comes from the coding sequence ATGACGAAAATCAACCTTATTCCGCGTAACAATTGGGACTACGACGTGGTTGACCTGGTGAAAACGGTCTCGGACACCTTTTCCAGCGACGATGCCGCTCCGAATATTAAAAAATATTTTAACGCGGTTCCGGTTTTCACCGGTTCGGGCAGGGCCTCGCTCTATGCCCTGCTGAAGTCCCTCGACCTGCCGCCTCAAGCGAAGGTCGCGGTCCCTCTGTTTTGCTGCACCGTGGTCTTCGACGCCATCATCAGGGCGGGCCTCATGCCCAAATTTGTCGATTCCGACTTTCATGATTGCAATCTGAGTCCCCGTGATCTTGAACGCAAGCGGCGTACCTGCTCCGCAGTCGTCGCGGTGCACATGTTCGGCAATCCCTGCGACATGGACGGCGTGGATGCAGTCGCAAACGGCATTCCGGTCATCGAGGATTGCGCGCAATCAATGTACAGCATGTATAAAGGGCGAAAGACGGGCACGCTGTCGGCGGCCTCTTTTTTTTCGTTCCGCTGCGGCAAATATATTTCCGCCGGGGAAGGGAGCGCGATATTTTGCCGGGACGATGATTTTCGGAAAAGGGTGGAGCATCAGGTCGGATCCTTCGAGGAGCGGACCCTTCCGCAAAATATTGCCCGCAGTTTTACGACTCTTGCAAAGGCCGCGCTCTACCGTCGCCCGCTCTACGGGACCATCGGATATCCCCTCGGCTCACGGCTTGATAAAAAATTCAATCTTACCGCAAAAGACGGCTTTTCAACGTTCAAAATTGCGCCCGGCGAACGTGCGCTCGCCGACAAAAGGGTGGCTGCATTCGGGGAAAAAATCGAACGGCAACGAATGAACGCGCAACGGCTTCTCAGCAAAATCAACGTCAACAACCTTTCGCTGCCTACCGAAAACAGGCACTGCACCAGTAACTGGCATCAGTTCGCCCTCAGGTTTGCAAGCAGGCAGAAACGCGATGCCATGGCAGATTTCCTTTTTGCAAACGGCATCGATTCCGCGCGGTATCTTGACACCGTGGTCGAAGAGGCAAGGCAGCGGTTCGGATATGCCATGGGGTCGTGCCCGAACACCGAGGTACTTTCCAAAACCGTGCTCCTCGTGCCGATTCATTATTACCTGCGCGGCCGCGATATCGACCGCATCGCACGGATGATAAACCAATTCAAGGGATGA